A region of Streptomyces sp. WMMC500 DNA encodes the following proteins:
- a CDS encoding MMPL family transporter, translating to MHRTRPEETMMSTETARPDGALARLARYCHRRRRLVLLVWIAGVIAVAVAGFGLAADPDNDFSGGDSGSARAQALMEKHFPEEQGDTLTLAIKADAGIDDPAVRQKVEQVVADLADAPVTGPVISPYDDDQLVTDDRRIARTTIPLTDKEATKDEVKPLVTTVKDANGDGVTLGLGGDKAEKAETPKQGPAESVGVLAAAVILFISFGSLVAMGLPIVTALMAILGGIALMKLVGHIVPSPDFTVLVSALIGLGVGIDYALFIVTRYKEKLQNGESPEDATVGAITTAGRAVLFAGTTVVIALLGLVTMGQRLMTGVAVAASLTVLVTMVAAVTLLPAFLGFTGHKINSLRLPRRTARGAAAGAPEAERRTPAERWAGVVQRRPLAAAVLAVAGLLLLAAPALSMRLSLPDASVQPRDRSSYTSYEIVSEGFGPGYGAPLIFAAETDSTGGDLRPAVDAVAGTDGIAHVTQPRVSEDGEAATFMAFPETGYQDEKTADLVHELRDDVLPDAPGGNAVQVGGPNAGAIDFAEETSSRLPFMIAVVIVLSLVLLVALVRSVTIALQAAVMNLLSIGAAYGVLVAVVQWGWLGSALGFPTDMPVTTWVPMMMFPVLFGLSMDYEVFLISRVREEYERTGDTRTAVTRGLARTAKVITAAAAIMIAVFTTSLLGHDVSVKQIGLGMAVAVFIDATIVRMILVPAVMELCGKTNWWMPGRRAPETTSPPPAEVGEEAKV from the coding sequence GTGCACCGCACGAGACCCGAGGAGACGATGATGTCGACCGAGACCGCCCGCCCGGACGGCGCTCTGGCGAGGCTGGCCCGGTACTGTCACCGGCGCCGCCGCCTGGTTCTGCTGGTCTGGATCGCTGGCGTGATCGCTGTGGCCGTCGCCGGCTTCGGCCTCGCCGCCGACCCCGACAACGACTTCTCCGGCGGGGACTCCGGGTCGGCCAGGGCGCAGGCCCTGATGGAGAAGCACTTCCCCGAGGAGCAGGGCGACACCCTGACGCTCGCGATCAAGGCGGACGCGGGCATCGACGACCCGGCCGTACGCCAGAAGGTGGAGCAGGTCGTCGCCGACCTCGCCGACGCGCCGGTCACCGGTCCCGTGATCTCGCCGTACGACGACGACCAACTGGTCACCGACGACCGCCGCATCGCCCGTACGACGATCCCGCTCACCGACAAGGAGGCGACGAAGGACGAGGTCAAGCCCCTGGTGACCACGGTCAAGGACGCCAACGGCGACGGCGTGACGCTGGGGCTCGGCGGCGACAAGGCGGAGAAGGCAGAGACGCCCAAGCAGGGCCCCGCCGAGAGCGTGGGCGTGCTGGCCGCTGCGGTGATCCTGTTCATCTCCTTCGGCTCGCTGGTGGCGATGGGGCTGCCGATCGTCACCGCGCTCATGGCGATCCTCGGCGGCATCGCCCTCATGAAGCTTGTCGGGCACATCGTCCCCTCGCCGGACTTCACCGTCCTGGTTTCCGCGCTCATCGGGCTCGGCGTGGGCATCGACTACGCGCTGTTCATCGTGACCCGCTACAAGGAGAAGCTGCAGAACGGGGAGAGTCCCGAGGACGCCACGGTAGGCGCCATCACGACGGCGGGGCGCGCCGTGCTCTTCGCCGGCACGACCGTGGTGATCGCGCTGCTCGGGCTGGTCACCATGGGGCAGCGGCTGATGACCGGCGTGGCCGTCGCCGCGTCGCTGACGGTGCTGGTGACGATGGTCGCCGCGGTGACCCTGCTGCCGGCCTTCCTGGGCTTCACCGGGCATAAGATCAACTCGCTGCGGCTGCCCCGCCGTACGGCCCGGGGCGCCGCCGCCGGCGCCCCCGAGGCCGAACGCCGCACCCCGGCGGAGCGCTGGGCGGGCGTCGTGCAGCGCCGGCCGCTGGCCGCCGCGGTGCTGGCGGTCGCGGGGCTGCTGCTGCTCGCCGCGCCGGCCCTGTCGATGCGGCTCAGCCTGCCGGACGCGAGCGTCCAGCCGCGCGACCGGAGCAGCTACACCTCGTACGAGATCGTCTCCGAGGGCTTCGGCCCGGGCTACGGCGCACCGCTGATCTTCGCCGCCGAGACGGACTCCACCGGCGGCGATCTGCGCCCGGCCGTGGACGCGGTCGCGGGCACCGACGGCATCGCCCACGTCACGCAGCCGCGGGTCAGCGAGGACGGCGAGGCCGCCACCTTCATGGCGTTCCCGGAGACCGGCTACCAGGACGAGAAGACCGCGGACCTCGTGCACGAACTCCGCGACGACGTGCTGCCGGACGCGCCCGGCGGCAACGCAGTCCAGGTCGGCGGCCCGAACGCGGGGGCGATCGACTTCGCCGAGGAGACGAGCTCGCGGCTGCCGTTCATGATCGCGGTCGTCATCGTGCTGTCCCTGGTGCTGCTGGTCGCGCTCGTGCGGTCGGTGACGATCGCCCTGCAGGCCGCCGTGATGAACCTGCTGTCGATCGGCGCCGCGTACGGCGTGCTGGTGGCCGTGGTGCAGTGGGGCTGGCTGGGCTCGGCCCTCGGGTTCCCGACCGACATGCCCGTCACGACGTGGGTGCCGATGATGATGTTCCCGGTGCTCTTCGGCCTGTCGATGGACTACGAGGTCTTCCTGATCTCGCGGGTCCGCGAGGAGTACGAACGCACCGGGGACACCAGGACGGCCGTCACCCGCGGCCTGGCGCGGACCGCCAAGGTCATCACCGCCGCCGCGGCCATCATGATCGCCGTCTTCACCACCTCCCTGCTCGGCCACGACGTGTCCGTCAAGCAGATCGGCCTCGGCATGGCCGTCGCCGTGTTCATCGACGCCACCATCGTGCGGATGATCCTCGTGCCCGCGGTGATGGAGCTGTGCGGCAAGACCAACTGGTGGATGCCCGGCCGCCGGGCGCCGGAGACGACCTCGCCGCCGCCGGCCGAGGTCGGGGAAGAGGCCAAGGTCTGA
- a CDS encoding MerR family transcriptional regulator has translation MRIGELADASGVSTRSLRYYEEQGLIRSQRTPGGWRDFDSSMTERVVMIQHLFAAGLGSATINELLPCLEAPPEERNGEMERLLAQEAERLRAKRRDIDRELATLEALRNETALFGREQRGTVAGHGRPRPR, from the coding sequence ATGCGCATCGGTGAGCTCGCGGACGCGAGCGGTGTCAGCACCCGGTCCCTGCGGTACTACGAGGAGCAGGGACTCATCCGCTCGCAGCGCACCCCGGGCGGGTGGCGCGACTTCGACAGCTCCATGACCGAACGGGTCGTCATGATCCAGCACCTCTTCGCGGCCGGCCTGGGCAGCGCCACGATCAACGAACTGCTTCCCTGCCTGGAGGCGCCGCCCGAGGAGCGCAACGGCGAGATGGAGCGGTTGCTCGCGCAGGAGGCCGAGCGTCTTCGGGCCAAGCGGCGCGACATCGATCGCGAGCTGGCCACCCTGGAGGCGCTCCGCAACGAAACCGCCCTGTTCGGCCGGGAACAGCGGGGCACCGTGGCCGGTCACGGGCGTCCCCGGCCCCGTTGA
- a CDS encoding DUF6081 family protein — translation MTSASVASNWIYDDFTRGDLDPARWRVMEMTGAGGVRHEYRDDNARVSTGNGRLTATVNPFSRFHDTDPRRNNAKLMYRSVRRFDVPPTGRLTFEVEMAVRTYGQIPYDLVDAFGTVNLFDLETGVVINAAATNDTVYALVERLVIPGVSRPDEHYVHRVVMNVPTEPGQAHRYSVGYRAGTSEVEWYVDGRPAYWARTPVPVAGFHVGMGLFSARDLARYSRAERERGQGATGWWGPWRVTASDR, via the coding sequence ATGACTTCCGCATCCGTGGCGAGCAACTGGATCTACGACGACTTCACCCGCGGCGACCTCGACCCGGCCCGCTGGCGGGTCATGGAGATGACGGGGGCCGGGGGCGTACGGCACGAGTACCGGGACGACAACGCGCGGGTCAGCACCGGGAACGGGCGGCTGACGGCGACCGTCAACCCGTTCAGCCGCTTCCACGACACCGACCCGCGGCGCAACAACGCGAAGCTGATGTACCGGTCGGTGCGGCGGTTCGACGTGCCGCCGACCGGGCGGCTGACGTTCGAGGTGGAGATGGCGGTGCGGACCTATGGGCAGATCCCGTACGACCTGGTCGACGCCTTCGGCACCGTCAACCTCTTCGACCTGGAAACCGGCGTCGTCATCAACGCCGCCGCCACCAACGACACGGTGTACGCGCTCGTCGAGCGACTGGTGATCCCCGGCGTGAGCCGGCCCGACGAGCACTATGTCCACCGTGTCGTCATGAACGTGCCCACCGAGCCCGGGCAGGCGCACCGCTACTCGGTCGGCTACCGGGCCGGGACGTCCGAGGTGGAGTGGTATGTCGACGGGCGGCCCGCTTACTGGGCGCGGACGCCGGTGCCGGTCGCCGGCTTCCACGTGGGGATGGGCCTGTTCTCGGCCCGCGACCTCGCCCGCTACTCCCGCGCGGAGCGGGAGCGCGGGCAGGGCGCGACCGGGTGGTGGGGCCCGTGGCGGGTCACGGCGAGCGACCGCTGA
- a CDS encoding LuxR family transcriptional regulator has product MTTWSKKGTWKPETIPADAGPYGRPPPGPLHVEANERFLSELLGGDLDDELRGLAAAAGENSQLLAELAYGLVDEGLIALREGTVRLTESRTARCVPKFVKLRLGELNPGCQELLKIAALQGRSFLLEDVSRMLNRPLATLLAPLDEAMSAGFVEATERQFVFRSDFLMRGAVAAIPAPARGALQREAMHHLGRGTEEADRISWVPEYLDRGPVVAEGDGGPHSRAHGLIMKGKVAVGADLARRTLADPGVPEDDRLDAEASALLGDLLLGREEEAGTRAREILWRRTDEPADVASLMALTALSHLSWRAGELAEGVRLGRAAVRYGGGADPLWRLHFRLELAAKLTDLREFDEAETLVDEAEAGLYELSTDVWHAAPAALRARLFLAAGRFRDARRHAELVTAASEQNAVPALLPLAYTVLAAVSLYTGDLPTATGHLERARADPAHGREMHRSPRYAWTEVRLAVRREGPRAGVALLSGTYARLPAERGLYVEDPAAAAFLVRLALDTDDEGLKRTVLDTVNGLAGDNPGIAVVSLSALHANALAERDASGLAHIVAQSPDPVSIALATEELARLHAAQSPARRPRAVTGTPDPAAVVADGTAGHQPNSCWAVLSDMERRIAYLVSVGMTNRQIARRVHLSAHTVNYHLRKIYKKLGIGTRVELAREAATYSGAAAIYSIADDKGSSAGPAAAS; this is encoded by the coding sequence ATGACAACGTGGTCGAAGAAGGGGACGTGGAAGCCGGAGACGATACCCGCCGACGCCGGACCTTACGGGCGCCCGCCGCCGGGGCCGTTGCATGTCGAGGCGAACGAGCGCTTTCTGAGCGAGCTGCTCGGTGGCGATCTGGACGACGAGTTGCGCGGTCTTGCGGCGGCGGCCGGTGAGAACAGCCAGTTGCTGGCGGAGCTGGCGTACGGGCTGGTCGACGAGGGTCTGATAGCGCTGCGCGAAGGTACGGTTCGGCTCACGGAGTCGCGTACTGCGCGCTGTGTGCCGAAGTTCGTGAAGCTGCGGCTGGGTGAGCTGAACCCCGGCTGTCAGGAGTTGTTGAAGATCGCCGCGCTGCAGGGCAGGTCGTTCCTTCTGGAGGACGTCTCCAGGATGCTGAACCGGCCGCTCGCCACCCTGCTCGCACCGCTGGACGAGGCGATGTCCGCGGGCTTCGTCGAGGCGACGGAGCGTCAATTCGTATTCCGCAGCGACTTCCTCATGCGCGGCGCGGTCGCCGCCATTCCAGCCCCCGCGCGCGGTGCATTGCAGCGCGAGGCGATGCACCATCTCGGCAGGGGTACGGAGGAAGCAGACCGAATATCCTGGGTACCTGAGTACCTGGATCGGGGCCCCGTGGTGGCGGAGGGCGACGGCGGCCCCCATTCCCGGGCACACGGGCTGATCATGAAAGGAAAGGTGGCCGTCGGCGCCGATCTCGCCCGGCGCACCCTGGCCGACCCCGGAGTTCCCGAAGACGACCGGCTCGACGCCGAGGCGTCGGCTCTCCTCGGGGACCTGCTGCTGGGCCGGGAGGAGGAGGCCGGGACGCGGGCCCGGGAGATCCTGTGGCGACGGACGGACGAGCCGGCCGACGTCGCCTCGCTGATGGCCCTGACGGCGCTGTCCCACCTGAGCTGGCGGGCCGGTGAGCTGGCCGAGGGCGTCAGGCTGGGCCGCGCCGCGGTGCGGTACGGCGGCGGCGCCGACCCCCTGTGGCGACTGCACTTCCGCCTCGAACTGGCCGCCAAGCTGACCGACCTGCGCGAGTTCGACGAGGCCGAGACGCTGGTCGACGAGGCCGAGGCAGGTCTCTACGAGCTGTCCACCGACGTCTGGCACGCCGCGCCGGCCGCGCTGCGGGCCAGACTGTTCCTGGCGGCAGGCCGGTTCCGGGACGCCCGCCGGCACGCGGAACTGGTCACCGCGGCGAGCGAGCAGAACGCCGTCCCGGCGCTACTGCCGCTCGCGTACACCGTCCTGGCCGCTGTGTCCCTCTACACCGGAGACCTGCCCACGGCGACCGGCCACCTGGAGCGGGCCCGCGCCGATCCCGCGCACGGCCGGGAAATGCACCGCTCGCCGCGGTACGCCTGGACGGAGGTGCGGCTCGCGGTCAGAAGGGAGGGGCCCCGCGCGGGCGTCGCCCTGCTGTCCGGTACGTACGCCCGGCTCCCGGCGGAGCGCGGGCTGTACGTCGAGGACCCGGCCGCCGCCGCGTTCCTCGTCCGGCTCGCGCTCGACACCGACGACGAGGGCCTGAAGCGCACCGTGCTCGACACCGTCAACGGCCTGGCCGGGGACAATCCCGGCATCGCCGTCGTCAGCCTGAGCGCACTGCACGCCAACGCGCTCGCCGAGCGCGACGCCTCGGGGCTCGCGCACATCGTCGCGCAGTCGCCCGACCCCGTCTCGATCGCCCTGGCCACCGAGGAGCTCGCCAGGCTGCACGCCGCGCAGTCCCCCGCGCGCAGGCCGCGGGCGGTCACCGGCACGCCCGACCCCGCTGCGGTGGTCGCCGACGGCACCGCCGGGCACCAGCCCAACTCCTGCTGGGCGGTGCTCTCGGACATGGAACGGCGCATCGCCTATCTGGTCAGCGTCGGGATGACGAACCGGCAGATCGCCCGGCGCGTCCATCTCTCGGCGCACACCGTCAACTACCACCTGAGGAAGATCTACAAGAAGCTGGGCATCGGCACCCGCGTCGAACTCGCCCGCGAGGCCGCCACGTACTCCGGCGCCGCGGCGATCTACTCGATCGCCGACGACAAGGGGAGCTCGGCGGGTCCCGCGGCGGCGAGCTGA
- a CDS encoding MFS transporter, giving the protein MASKVSSSPPARGTGWLLCLMFATFVIGTDDFVIAGVLPDIAADLDVSEAAAGQLVTVFSVTFAVAAPVLAVLTARLPRKTLIVGGLSAFAVANTATALAPNYATLMGARVLTALIAATVSPAAFAAAARLAAPERMGRAIGTVAAGLTLSLFTAVPAGTLLGDAFGWRSTFVAVAVATALVAAASSAALPRLSGAPQLGVRGQLRILGRPAVLLCATGTVVCAGSGLMIYTYVAPLTRDLTGRGGGVLALFIAVVGVAGAMGTGAGALLTDRWGPDRTLRASIAGVVAATALLAVTGATGRAAPVWLVALNLAVWGCAAWSFTPPTNTRILQLAGEAGTEAVALNTSGLYVGVALAGAGGGVALAVSDGTGVAVTATAVGLVAYGVTALAIRRYPAGGPAAEGPAPAPAHVPLRPRAEEIP; this is encoded by the coding sequence ATGGCTTCCAAGGTGAGTTCTTCTCCGCCGGCGCGGGGCACGGGGTGGCTGCTGTGCCTGATGTTCGCCACCTTCGTCATCGGCACCGACGACTTCGTCATCGCAGGCGTGCTCCCGGACATCGCCGCCGACCTGGACGTGAGCGAGGCCGCCGCCGGCCAGTTGGTGACGGTCTTCTCGGTCACCTTCGCGGTCGCGGCGCCCGTACTCGCCGTGCTCACCGCACGGCTGCCCCGCAAGACCCTGATCGTCGGCGGCCTTTCGGCCTTCGCGGTGGCCAACACCGCCACCGCGCTGGCCCCGAACTACGCGACGCTGATGGGAGCGCGCGTGCTGACCGCGCTGATCGCGGCGACCGTCTCCCCCGCGGCCTTCGCCGCGGCGGCGCGGCTGGCGGCGCCCGAGCGGATGGGCCGGGCCATCGGCACGGTCGCGGCGGGGCTGACGCTCTCGCTCTTCACGGCCGTGCCGGCGGGCACGCTGCTGGGCGACGCCTTCGGCTGGCGGTCGACCTTCGTGGCGGTCGCGGTGGCCACCGCGCTGGTAGCGGCGGCGAGTTCCGCGGCGCTGCCCCGGCTGTCCGGCGCCCCGCAGCTCGGCGTGCGGGGGCAGTTGCGGATCCTGGGCCGCCCGGCGGTCCTGCTCTGCGCGACGGGCACCGTGGTCTGCGCCGGTAGCGGCCTGATGATCTACACCTACGTCGCGCCCCTGACCCGGGATCTCACCGGCCGGGGCGGCGGTGTCCTCGCGCTGTTCATCGCCGTGGTCGGCGTCGCCGGGGCGATGGGCACCGGCGCGGGCGCGCTGCTGACGGACCGCTGGGGGCCGGACCGTACGCTGCGCGCGTCGATCGCCGGCGTCGTGGCCGCGACCGCGCTGCTGGCGGTGACCGGGGCGACGGGACGCGCGGCGCCGGTGTGGCTGGTGGCCCTCAACCTGGCGGTGTGGGGGTGCGCGGCCTGGAGCTTCACCCCGCCGACGAACACCCGGATCCTGCAACTGGCGGGCGAGGCCGGCACGGAGGCGGTCGCGCTCAACACCAGCGGGCTCTACGTGGGCGTCGCGCTGGCCGGCGCGGGCGGCGGCGTAGCGCTGGCCGTCTCCGACGGCACCGGCGTCGCGGTCACGGCGACCGCGGTGGGGCTGGTCGCGTACGGGGTGACGGCGCTGGCGATCCGCCGCTACCCGGCGGGTGGCCCGGCCGCGGAGGGGCCGGCGCCGGCCCCCGCGCACGTGCCCCTCCGCCCGCGGGCGGAGGAAATACCGTGA
- a CDS encoding multidrug efflux SMR transporter: MSGDTATTRTSGTSGTTRTNGTTRTGGTTRGDRARAWLVLLLAGAFEVGYALSVGGSEGFTVLSWSLVAVVFFLLTLFALSLALRTIDVGIGYAVWAGIGAVGAALLGPVFFDETLTPVRTFWLGVIIAGLVWLKLSDRSGEG; encoded by the coding sequence ATGTCCGGCGACACCGCCACCACCCGCACCAGCGGCACCAGCGGCACCACCCGAACCAACGGCACCACCCGCACCGGCGGCACCACCCGCGGCGACCGGGCGCGCGCCTGGCTCGTCCTCCTCCTCGCCGGCGCCTTCGAGGTCGGCTACGCCCTCTCGGTGGGCGGGAGCGAGGGCTTCACCGTGCTCTCCTGGTCGCTCGTCGCGGTCGTCTTCTTCCTGCTGACGCTCTTCGCCCTGAGCCTCGCCCTGCGCACCATCGACGTGGGCATCGGCTACGCCGTCTGGGCCGGAATCGGCGCCGTCGGAGCCGCCCTGCTCGGCCCCGTCTTCTTCGACGAGACGCTCACCCCGGTCAGGACCTTCTGGCTCGGCGTGATCATCGCCGGCCTGGTCTGGCTCAAGCTCTCCGACCGCTCAGGGGAGGGCTGA
- a CDS encoding aminopeptidase P family protein: MDKPSARLHTGSHDLDVSAALRTFMSSAWAPSPLPSGIRVPGYAALAGRRARLSARFPGERLVLPAGALKVRSNDCDHRFRPHSAYAWLTGLTGEDQAGHVLVLEPAGAEGHEAVLYVRPRSDRDTDEFYRDRRYGEFWVRRRPDLGEAAELTGLDCRDLDDLDKLAAGPRPPARVLSGLDAGVDGLFDRGPHGAAEPDRDAELGTYLAELRLIKDEWETGQLQLAVDHTAAGFEDVVRALPAALRHPRGERWIEGVFATRARAEGNGTGYETIAASGEHACVLHWTRNDGPLDPARLLLLDAGVETDTLYTADVTRTLPLSGRFSRVQRQVYELVLAAQNAGIAALRPGARFRDFHRAAMAVIAEGLHDWGVLRVTPEQALAPDSGLYRRYTLCSSGHMLGLDVHDCAKARASAYLDGVLEAGQVLTVEPGLYLQPDDETLPLELRGIGVRIEDDLVITEDGARLMSDALPRDPDAVEEWMGTLLDGGRRAA, encoded by the coding sequence ATGGACAAGCCCTCCGCCCGCCTGCACACCGGCAGCCACGACCTGGACGTCTCCGCGGCCCTGCGGACGTTCATGAGCAGCGCGTGGGCGCCCAGCCCGCTGCCGTCCGGCATCCGCGTCCCGGGCTACGCCGCGCTCGCCGGCCGCCGCGCGCGGCTGTCCGCGCGCTTCCCCGGCGAGCGGCTGGTGCTGCCGGCGGGAGCGCTCAAGGTCCGCTCCAACGACTGCGATCACCGCTTCCGCCCGCACAGCGCGTACGCCTGGCTCACCGGCCTGACCGGCGAGGACCAGGCCGGACACGTCCTCGTACTGGAGCCCGCCGGGGCCGAGGGGCACGAGGCCGTGCTGTACGTGCGCCCGCGCTCGGACCGGGACACCGACGAGTTCTACCGGGACCGGCGCTACGGCGAGTTCTGGGTCAGGCGCCGCCCCGACCTCGGCGAGGCCGCGGAACTGACCGGGCTGGACTGCCGGGACCTCGACGACCTGGACAAGCTCGCCGCCGGGCCCCGGCCGCCGGCCCGGGTGCTCTCCGGGCTGGACGCCGGCGTCGACGGCCTCTTCGACCGCGGCCCGCACGGCGCCGCCGAGCCGGACCGGGACGCAGAACTCGGCACGTACCTCGCGGAGTTGCGGCTGATCAAGGACGAGTGGGAGACCGGGCAGCTCCAGCTCGCGGTCGACCACACCGCGGCCGGCTTCGAGGACGTCGTACGGGCCCTGCCCGCGGCCCTGCGCCACCCGCGCGGTGAACGCTGGATCGAGGGCGTCTTCGCCACCCGCGCCCGCGCCGAGGGCAACGGCACGGGCTACGAGACGATCGCCGCGTCCGGCGAACACGCCTGCGTGCTGCACTGGACCCGCAACGACGGCCCGCTCGACCCGGCGCGGCTGCTGCTCCTGGACGCCGGGGTGGAGACCGACACCCTCTACACCGCCGACGTCACCCGCACCCTCCCGCTGTCCGGGCGCTTCTCGCGCGTCCAGCGGCAGGTGTACGAGCTCGTCCTCGCCGCCCAGAACGCCGGCATCGCCGCCCTCAGGCCCGGCGCCCGCTTCCGCGACTTCCACCGGGCGGCCATGGCGGTGATCGCCGAAGGTCTCCACGACTGGGGCGTGCTGCGCGTCACGCCGGAGCAGGCGCTCGCGCCCGACAGCGGGCTGTACCGGCGCTACACCCTGTGCAGCAGCGGGCACATGCTCGGCCTGGACGTGCACGACTGTGCCAAGGCACGGGCGAGCGCCTATCTCGACGGGGTGCTGGAGGCGGGACAGGTCCTCACCGTGGAGCCCGGGCTCTACCTCCAGCCCGACGACGAGACACTCCCACTGGAACTGCGCGGCATCGGCGTGCGGATCGAGGACGACCTCGTGATCACCGAGGACGGCGCCCGGCTGATGTCGGACGCGCTGCCGCGCGACCCCGACGCCGTCGAGGAGTGGATGGGGACACTGCTCGACGGTGGCCGCCGGGCGGCCTGA
- a CDS encoding DUF6223 family protein: MSVRHLFTAAAAAVLGILVCAAPAAAHVPVAAESDDGSGRGPAMAATILALIGVVLAGLALARKLGSGLGGPLASVVASAVGVVIGVVALAGSDDVGSGSGRGGAIVALLLGLVGLALGGLALARARRAVSA, encoded by the coding sequence ATGTCCGTCCGTCACCTGTTCACCGCCGCCGCGGCCGCGGTGCTCGGCATCCTCGTGTGCGCGGCGCCGGCGGCCGCGCACGTCCCGGTCGCGGCCGAGAGCGACGACGGCTCCGGCCGGGGCCCGGCGATGGCCGCGACGATCCTGGCGCTGATCGGCGTGGTACTCGCCGGGCTCGCGCTGGCGCGCAAGCTCGGCTCCGGCCTCGGTGGGCCGCTGGCATCGGTGGTGGCGTCGGCGGTCGGTGTCGTCATCGGCGTGGTGGCGCTCGCCGGCTCCGACGACGTCGGCTCCGGCTCCGGCCGGGGCGGCGCGATCGTGGCCCTCCTGCTCGGACTGGTCGGGCTGGCCCTCGGCGGCCTGGCACTGGCCCGCGCCCGACGCGCGGTGTCCGCCTAG
- a CDS encoding multidrug efflux SMR transporter — protein sequence MHWLYLGIAVVFEIAVAVSAGRAQGFTRPAWTTATLVSGGAATYLLSRALLTFDVGVGYAVWTSAAGIGIVVLGALVFGQRLDGRRLLGIAAVIAGVAGLQLSGAA from the coding sequence ATGCACTGGCTCTACCTCGGCATCGCCGTCGTCTTCGAGATCGCCGTCGCCGTTTCCGCCGGGCGGGCCCAGGGGTTCACCCGGCCCGCCTGGACCACCGCCACCCTGGTCAGCGGCGGCGCCGCCACCTATCTCCTCAGCCGGGCGCTGCTGACCTTCGACGTCGGCGTCGGCTACGCCGTGTGGACCTCCGCGGCCGGCATCGGGATCGTCGTCCTCGGCGCCCTCGTCTTCGGCCAGCGCCTCGACGGGCGCAGGCTCCTCGGCATCGCCGCCGTCATCGCCGGCGTCGCCGGCCTCCAGCTCAGCGGGGCGGCGTGA
- a CDS encoding GntR family transcriptional regulator, which yields MAEAKRGKLISVQKHLRDQVANALRAALIAGELQPGVIYSAPALAAEFGVSATPVREAMLDLAREGLVEAVRNKGFRVTEMTEGDLDDYTEIRELIEVPTVGRVTEVATAEQLEALRPLAEDIVKATRDHDLIGYLEADRRFHLGLLALAGNEHLVTVVAELRNRSRLYGLTDLDRAGVLVESAQEHITLLDLMIAGDAAAAQELMARHLGHVRTLWAAGRRGAAQKAGALRLGEGQGRPSALP from the coding sequence ATGGCTGAGGCGAAGCGGGGCAAGCTCATCTCGGTGCAGAAGCACCTGCGCGACCAGGTCGCCAACGCCCTGCGGGCCGCGCTGATCGCGGGGGAGCTGCAGCCCGGCGTCATCTACTCCGCGCCCGCGCTGGCCGCGGAGTTCGGCGTCTCGGCGACGCCCGTGCGCGAGGCCATGCTCGACCTCGCCCGCGAGGGCCTGGTCGAGGCGGTACGCAACAAGGGTTTCCGCGTCACCGAGATGACCGAGGGCGACCTCGACGACTACACGGAGATCCGCGAGCTGATCGAGGTCCCCACCGTGGGCCGGGTGACCGAGGTCGCCACGGCGGAGCAGTTGGAGGCGCTCCGCCCCCTCGCCGAGGACATCGTCAAGGCCACCCGCGACCACGACCTCATCGGCTATCTCGAAGCCGACCGCCGCTTCCACCTCGGCCTGCTCGCGCTCGCCGGCAACGAGCACCTGGTCACGGTCGTCGCCGAACTGCGCAACCGCTCCCGGCTGTACGGGCTGACGGACCTCGACCGCGCCGGCGTGCTCGTCGAGTCCGCACAGGAGCACATCACGCTGCTCGACCTGATGATCGCCGGCGACGCCGCCGCCGCACAGGAGTTGATGGCCCGCCACCTCGGACACGTCCGCACCCTGTGGGCGGCCGGGCGGCGCGGCGCCGCGCAGAAGGCCGGCGCGCTGCGGCTCGGCGAGGGTCAGGGCCGGCCGTCAGCCCTCCCCTGA
- a CDS encoding DUF6069 family protein — translation MAATAPQSRSPSSPLAAWLAARPVWLVAVLATLAAAVVAESFTLLARGAGVEMVAAGVGEDEAVAIPVGGVARSVVLWSLLGIALAVLLDHLARRAVRGTGRPARVFAVCAGTFTILSLAGPGLAPHTAGTTQAVLVCTHLLAGAVIIPVVARRLSFL, via the coding sequence ATGGCCGCGACCGCCCCCCAGTCCCGCTCCCCGTCGTCGCCGCTGGCCGCCTGGCTGGCCGCGCGACCGGTCTGGCTCGTCGCCGTCCTGGCCACCCTTGCTGCGGCGGTGGTGGCGGAGTCGTTCACGCTCCTGGCCCGCGGCGCCGGCGTCGAGATGGTCGCGGCCGGGGTCGGGGAGGACGAGGCCGTGGCCATCCCGGTGGGCGGCGTCGCGCGGAGCGTGGTGCTCTGGTCGCTCCTCGGCATCGCACTCGCCGTGCTCCTGGACCACCTCGCCCGGCGCGCGGTCCGCGGCACCGGCCGCCCCGCACGCGTCTTCGCGGTGTGCGCGGGGACCTTCACGATCCTGTCCCTCGCGGGTCCCGGCCTCGCGCCGCACACCGCCGGCACCACCCAGGCGGTGCTGGTCTGCACGCACCTCCTGGCCGGCGCCGTCATCATCCCCGTCGTCGCGCGCCGGCTCTCCTTCCTCTGA